One genomic window of Cupriavidus oxalaticus includes the following:
- a CDS encoding ABC transporter permease, translating to MSEQDPRTDTSDTSDTPAIATRSAGPAARQTYPQPLLPRNMRNWMMVWYRNYLVWRKLAIPSMIGNLADPMIYLFGLGLGLGLMVGQVNGVSYIAFLAAGTTASSVMMSASFESMYSAFSRMHVQRTWEAIMHAPLTLGDVVLGEIFWAASKAVLSGLAIMLVAAALGYAQMPGALLALPVIVLAGIAFAALAMIVTALAPSYDFFMFYQTLAMTPMLLLSGVFFPVEQLPEGVQAATRLLPLAHAVDLIRPLMLGRPVEGASLHLAVLAAYAVAALVVSLVLLRRRMLR from the coding sequence ATGAGCGAACAGGATCCCCGCACCGACACCTCCGACACCTCCGACACGCCCGCCATCGCCACCCGGAGCGCTGGCCCGGCCGCGCGCCAGACCTATCCACAGCCGCTGCTGCCACGCAACATGCGCAACTGGATGATGGTCTGGTACCGCAACTACCTGGTGTGGAGGAAGCTGGCCATCCCGTCGATGATCGGCAACCTGGCCGATCCGATGATCTACCTGTTCGGCCTCGGCCTCGGGCTGGGGCTGATGGTGGGCCAGGTCAACGGCGTGTCGTACATCGCCTTCCTCGCCGCCGGCACCACCGCATCGAGCGTGATGATGTCGGCCAGCTTCGAGTCGATGTACTCCGCCTTCTCGCGCATGCACGTGCAGCGCACCTGGGAAGCGATCATGCACGCGCCGCTGACATTGGGCGACGTGGTGCTGGGCGAGATCTTCTGGGCGGCCAGCAAGGCGGTGCTGTCGGGCCTGGCGATCATGCTGGTGGCGGCCGCGCTGGGCTATGCGCAAATGCCGGGCGCGCTGCTGGCGCTGCCGGTGATCGTGCTGGCCGGCATTGCCTTCGCCGCGCTGGCGATGATCGTCACCGCGCTGGCGCCCAGCTACGACTTCTTTATGTTCTACCAGACGCTGGCGATGACGCCGATGCTGCTGCTGTCGGGCGTGTTCTTTCCGGTGGAGCAATTGCCCGAAGGCGTGCAGGCGGCCACCAGGCTGCTGCCGCTGGCGCACGCGGTCGATCTGATCCGGCCGCTGATGCTGGGCCGGCCCGTGGAAGGCGCCAGCCTGCATCTTGCCGTGCTCGCAGCCTATGCGGTGGCCGCGCTGGTGGTTTCGCTGGTGCTGCTGCGCCGGCGGATGTTGCGCTGA
- a CDS encoding O-succinylhomoserine sulfhydrylase has translation MNEPLNPESLGIDTLGVRAGTLRSEFMEHSEAIYLTSSFCFNSAAEAAERFANSEEGFTYSRFTNPTVSMFQSRLAALEGAQACMATASGMSAILSVVLSSMQAGDHLVSSRAIFGSTMTLFNNIFGKFGVETTFVDPTDLEAWRAAVRPNTKLFFLETPSNPLTEVADIAAVADIAHNANALLVVDNCFCSPALQQPMKFGADIVVHSATKHIDGQGRVLGGAVLGSHDFIMGKVFPFVRTAGPTLSAFNAWVLLKGMETLAIRMERHSSSALALAQFLESHPAVARVFHPALQSHPQHEIAMRQQSGGGAIVSFELKGATPEQQRANAWRVIDNTRLCSITGNLGDTRTTITHPYTTTHARVSPEAKAAAGVGEGLIRLAVGLESVEDLKADLLRGLGE, from the coding sequence ATGAACGAACCGCTCAATCCTGAATCGCTCGGCATCGATACCCTTGGCGTGCGCGCCGGCACGCTGCGCAGCGAGTTCATGGAGCATTCCGAGGCCATTTACCTGACCTCGAGCTTCTGCTTCAACAGCGCCGCCGAGGCCGCCGAACGCTTTGCCAACTCGGAAGAGGGCTTCACCTATTCACGCTTCACCAACCCGACCGTGTCGATGTTCCAGTCGCGGCTGGCCGCGCTGGAAGGGGCGCAGGCCTGCATGGCCACGGCGTCGGGCATGAGCGCGATCCTGTCGGTGGTGCTGTCGTCGATGCAGGCGGGCGATCACCTGGTCAGCTCGCGCGCGATCTTCGGTTCGACCATGACGCTGTTCAACAATATCTTCGGCAAGTTCGGCGTGGAGACGACCTTTGTCGATCCGACCGACCTCGAGGCGTGGCGCGCGGCGGTGCGGCCGAACACGAAGCTGTTCTTCCTGGAGACGCCGTCGAATCCGCTGACCGAAGTGGCCGACATCGCGGCCGTGGCGGACATTGCCCACAACGCCAATGCGCTGCTGGTGGTCGACAACTGCTTCTGCTCGCCCGCGCTGCAGCAGCCGATGAAGTTCGGCGCCGACATCGTGGTGCATTCCGCCACCAAGCATATCGATGGCCAGGGCCGCGTGCTGGGCGGCGCGGTGCTGGGCTCGCACGATTTCATCATGGGCAAGGTGTTCCCGTTTGTGCGCACCGCCGGCCCGACGCTGTCGGCGTTCAACGCGTGGGTACTGCTCAAGGGCATGGAGACGCTGGCGATCCGCATGGAGCGCCATTCGTCCAGCGCGCTGGCGCTGGCGCAGTTCCTGGAGTCGCATCCGGCCGTGGCGCGCGTGTTCCACCCGGCGCTGCAGTCGCACCCGCAGCACGAGATTGCCATGCGTCAGCAGAGCGGTGGCGGCGCGATCGTTTCGTTCGAGCTGAAGGGCGCCACGCCCGAGCAGCAGCGCGCCAACGCCTGGCGCGTGATCGACAACACGCGTCTGTGCTCGATCACCGGAAACCTGGGCGATACCCGCACCACCATCACGCACCCGTACACCACCACGCATGCACGCGTGAGCCCGGAGGCCAAGGCGGCCGCAGGCGTGGGCGAAGGGCTGATCCGGCTGGCGGTGGGGCTGGAATCGGTCGAGGACCTGAAGGCCGACCTGCTGCGCGGCCTGGGCGAGTAA
- the purF gene encoding amidophosphoribosyltransferase, producing the protein MCGIVGVVSATPVNQLIYDSLLLLQHRGQDAAGIATANGSTFHMYKANGLVRDVFRTRNMRGLPGTAGIGQVRYPTAGSASSEEEAQPFYVNAPYGIILAHNGNLTNWQQLREEMFRRDRRHINTHSDTEVLLNVLADELQRASNGMALDPETIFKAVAGMHRRVRGSYAIAAQIAGYGMLAVRDPFGIRPLCLGSVETPSGKEWMVASESVALEGIGYKFERDVAAGEAIFIDLDGKLYSKQCADNPALTSCIFEYVYLARPDSCIDGVPVYDARLRMGDYLAEKIRQEVSAGDIDVVMPIPDSSRPAAMQVANRLGVNYREGFFKNRYVGRTFIMPGQAVRKKSVRQKLNAMGVEFKGKNVLIVDDSIVRGTTSFEIVQMARDAGANKVIFASAAPPVKFPNVYGIDMPTRSELVAHGRTHEEIAKIIGADKLVYQEVEAMKQAVRDINPALKDFDASCFDGRYVTGDIDEAYLDRLETARSQADRDGTAADTERSALHLQRSGNNE; encoded by the coding sequence ATGTGCGGTATCGTCGGTGTGGTTTCAGCCACGCCTGTCAACCAACTGATTTACGACAGCCTGCTGTTGTTGCAACACCGCGGACAGGATGCTGCCGGCATCGCCACCGCCAACGGCAGTACTTTCCACATGTACAAGGCCAACGGCCTGGTGCGCGACGTCTTCCGTACCCGCAACATGCGCGGCCTGCCGGGCACCGCGGGCATCGGCCAGGTGCGCTACCCGACCGCCGGCTCGGCCTCGAGCGAGGAAGAGGCGCAGCCGTTCTACGTCAACGCCCCGTACGGCATCATCCTGGCGCATAACGGCAACCTGACCAACTGGCAACAGCTGCGCGAGGAAATGTTCCGCCGCGATCGTCGCCATATCAACACCCACTCCGACACCGAAGTGCTGCTGAACGTGCTGGCCGACGAGCTGCAGCGCGCCAGCAACGGCATGGCGCTGGACCCGGAAACCATCTTCAAGGCCGTTGCGGGCATGCACCGCCGCGTGCGCGGCTCGTACGCCATCGCGGCGCAGATCGCCGGCTACGGCATGCTGGCGGTGCGCGATCCGTTCGGCATCCGCCCGCTGTGCCTGGGCAGCGTCGAGACGCCGTCGGGCAAGGAGTGGATGGTTGCCTCCGAATCGGTGGCGCTGGAAGGCATCGGCTACAAGTTCGAGCGCGACGTGGCTGCGGGCGAGGCCATCTTCATCGACCTGGACGGCAAGCTCTACAGCAAGCAGTGCGCCGACAACCCGGCGCTGACGTCCTGCATTTTCGAGTACGTCTACCTGGCCCGCCCGGATTCGTGCATCGATGGCGTACCGGTCTACGACGCGCGCCTGCGCATGGGCGACTACCTGGCCGAGAAGATCCGCCAGGAAGTGTCGGCCGGCGACATCGACGTGGTGATGCCGATCCCCGACTCCAGCCGCCCGGCCGCGATGCAGGTGGCCAACCGCCTGGGCGTGAACTACCGCGAAGGTTTCTTCAAGAACCGCTACGTCGGCCGTACCTTCATCATGCCCGGCCAGGCAGTGCGCAAGAAGTCGGTGCGCCAGAAGCTCAACGCCATGGGCGTCGAGTTCAAGGGCAAGAACGTGCTGATCGTCGATGACTCGATCGTGCGCGGCACCACCTCGTTCGAGATCGTGCAGATGGCGCGCGACGCCGGGGCCAACAAGGTGATCTTCGCCTCGGCCGCGCCGCCGGTGAAGTTCCCCAACGTGTACGGCATCGACATGCCGACCCGCAGTGAACTGGTGGCGCACGGCCGCACGCACGAAGAGATCGCAAAGATCATCGGCGCGGACAAGCTCGTGTACCAGGAGGTGGAAGCGATGAAGCAGGCGGTGCGCGACATCAATCCGGCGCTGAAGGACTTCGATGCTTCGTGCTTCGATGGCCGCTACGTCACCGGCGATATCGACGAGGCCTACCTGGACCGCCTGGAAACCGCGCGCAGCCAGGCCGACCGCGACGGCACCGCGGCCGACACCGAGCGCTCGGCGCTGCACCTGCAGCGCTCGGGCAACAACGAGTAA
- a CDS encoding CvpA family protein, with product MQPTFFDYAVVFILLASGALGVLRGLVREVLSLIGWVVAFWVAFRYGAVAAGWMPESLPGGELARHALGFVVLLIGTVLGASLAGMVVGQLLESTGLKPADRGLGLVFGLLRGALLVMVMVTLASLTKLPDEPFWRDAVSRPYVMQAMESVKPWLPPELAKYVKT from the coding sequence ATGCAGCCGACTTTCTTCGACTACGCCGTGGTCTTCATCCTGCTGGCCTCGGGCGCGCTGGGCGTGCTGCGCGGCCTGGTGCGCGAGGTGCTGTCGCTGATCGGCTGGGTGGTGGCGTTCTGGGTCGCGTTCCGCTACGGCGCGGTGGCCGCGGGCTGGATGCCCGAGTCGCTGCCCGGCGGCGAGCTGGCACGCCACGCGCTGGGTTTCGTGGTGCTGCTGATCGGCACCGTGCTCGGGGCGTCGCTGGCCGGCATGGTGGTCGGGCAGTTGCTGGAGAGCACGGGCCTCAAGCCGGCGGACCGCGGGCTCGGGCTGGTGTTCGGATTGCTGCGCGGCGCGCTGCTGGTGATGGTGATGGTGACGCTCGCCAGCCTGACGAAATTGCCGGACGAACCGTTCTGGCGCGATGCGGTGAGCCGTCCCTATGTGATGCAGGCCATGGAATCGGTAAAGCCATGGCTGCCGCCGGAGCTGGCGAAGTACGTCAAGACATGA
- a CDS encoding SPOR domain-containing protein encodes MGLLSLFSSRKGNDPAPERARRQRNDPGAGIASSRRLADEYADDTLDPEFPQKQRARRRLIGAVVLVVAAVIVLPIVFETKPRPVADDVAVKVSGGQGSSKPRVEPRKADPLPPAPAARSDAAALDAGEEIVNTADKPADKPIQRAEAKPDAKPEAKPEAKPQGSGKYLILIGAFSSEEKAKTWLAKLKASKVPAYVEKKVLADGERILLRAGPFSDRDAADAADKRVRAAGLTSKVIEQ; translated from the coding sequence ATGGGCCTGCTTTCGCTGTTTTCTTCCCGCAAGGGCAACGACCCGGCACCGGAGCGTGCGCGCCGCCAGCGCAACGACCCCGGTGCAGGCATCGCCTCGTCGCGCCGTCTCGCCGACGAATATGCCGACGACACGCTGGACCCTGAATTCCCGCAGAAGCAGCGCGCGCGCCGCCGCCTGATCGGCGCCGTGGTGCTGGTGGTGGCCGCGGTGATCGTGTTGCCGATCGTGTTCGAGACCAAGCCGCGCCCGGTGGCCGACGATGTCGCGGTCAAGGTGAGCGGCGGGCAGGGCAGCAGCAAGCCCCGCGTCGAGCCGCGCAAGGCCGACCCGCTGCCGCCGGCGCCGGCGGCCCGCAGCGACGCGGCGGCGCTCGATGCCGGCGAGGAAATCGTCAATACGGCGGACAAGCCCGCCGACAAGCCCATCCAGCGCGCCGAGGCCAAGCCCGACGCTAAGCCCGAAGCCAAGCCTGAGGCCAAGCCCCAGGGCAGCGGCAAGTACCTGATCCTGATCGGCGCGTTCTCGTCGGAAGAGAAGGCGAAGACCTGGCTGGCCAAGCTCAAGGCGAGCAAGGTGCCGGCCTATGTGGAAAAGAAAGTGCTGGCCGACGGCGAGCGCATCCTGCTGCGCGCCGGTCCCTTCAGCGACCGCGACGCCGCCGATGCCGCCGACAAGCGCGTGCGCGCGGCGGGCCTGACCTCGAAGGTAATCGAACAGTAA
- the folC gene encoding bifunctional tetrahydrofolate synthase/dihydrofolate synthase, which yields MPVFHTLPEWLTHLETAHPVGIDMGLTRITRVKEALGLRIDATVFTVGGTNGKGSTCAMLERILLEAGYKVGCHTSPHLISFNERARLNGEMATDAQLLPHFEAVERARNSFADPVSLTYFEFTTLAIIHFFAASGLDAIILEVGLGGRLDATNVIDTDCAIVTSVDIDHTQYLGNTREEIGFEKAGIFRPGVPAVCGDPVPPKSLVAHAEAIGAELWLVGRDFHFHAAKGQERQQWDWSGGGRKLNGLGYPALRGANQLLNAAAVLAALQAMRPQLPVSAQEVRNGLAFVELPGRFQVLPGRPAVILDVAHNPHAAATLGQNLENMGFFRYTYAVFGAMQDKDIAGVLQHVADKVDHWCLCDLPTERAASAADVLATLEGGGFRAGPDATAACFSSPEAAFRDAMERATENDRILVFGSFYTVAGVMAYRATQAN from the coding sequence ATGCCTGTCTTCCATACGCTGCCCGAATGGCTTACCCATCTCGAAACCGCCCACCCCGTGGGCATCGACATGGGCCTGACGCGCATCACGCGCGTCAAGGAAGCCCTCGGGCTGCGCATCGACGCCACGGTCTTCACCGTGGGTGGCACCAACGGCAAGGGTTCGACCTGCGCCATGCTTGAGCGCATCCTGCTGGAGGCGGGCTACAAGGTGGGCTGCCATACCTCGCCGCACCTGATCTCGTTCAACGAGCGGGCGCGCCTCAATGGCGAGATGGCGACCGACGCGCAGCTGCTGCCGCACTTCGAGGCGGTCGAGCGCGCGCGCAACAGCTTTGCCGACCCGGTCAGCCTGACCTACTTCGAGTTCACCACGCTGGCGATCATCCATTTCTTCGCGGCTTCCGGCCTGGACGCGATCATCCTCGAAGTCGGGCTGGGCGGCCGCCTGGATGCGACCAATGTGATCGATACCGACTGCGCCATCGTCACCAGCGTCGATATCGACCACACCCAGTACCTGGGCAACACGCGCGAGGAAATCGGCTTTGAAAAGGCCGGCATCTTCCGCCCGGGCGTGCCGGCGGTCTGCGGCGACCCGGTGCCGCCCAAGTCGCTGGTGGCGCATGCCGAGGCCATCGGCGCCGAGCTGTGGCTGGTGGGCCGCGATTTCCACTTCCACGCGGCCAAGGGCCAGGAACGCCAGCAATGGGACTGGAGCGGTGGCGGGCGCAAGCTCAACGGCCTGGGCTACCCCGCGCTGCGCGGCGCCAACCAGCTGCTGAACGCCGCCGCCGTGCTGGCCGCGCTGCAGGCCATGCGCCCGCAATTGCCGGTGAGCGCGCAGGAAGTGCGCAACGGGCTGGCGTTCGTCGAGCTGCCGGGACGCTTCCAGGTGCTGCCGGGACGGCCCGCGGTGATCCTCGATGTGGCGCATAATCCGCATGCGGCCGCCACGCTGGGGCAGAACCTGGAGAACATGGGCTTCTTCCGCTACACCTATGCGGTGTTCGGCGCGATGCAGGACAAGGATATTGCCGGCGTGCTGCAGCATGTGGCCGACAAGGTCGACCACTGGTGCCTGTGCGACCTGCCGACCGAGCGCGCCGCCAGCGCCGCCGACGTGCTGGCGACACTTGAGGGGGGCGGTTTCCGCGCCGGCCCCGACGCCACCGCCGCCTGCTTTTCCAGTCCGGAGGCGGCATTCCGCGACGCCATGGAGAGAGCGACCGAGAATGATAGAATTCTGGTCTTCGGATCGTTCTATACCGTCGCCGGCGTGATGGCCTACCGGGCCACCCAAGCCAACTGA
- the accD gene encoding acetyl-CoA carboxylase, carboxyltransferase subunit beta, with protein sequence MSWLDKLLPPKIQQTDPRTRKGIPEGLWVKCPSCESTLYRTDVEANLHVCPKCDHHMRINARARLDALLDAEGRYEIGQEIVPVDALKFKDSKKYPDRIKAAMDETGETDAMVVMGGAIHTIPVVASCFEFEFMGGSMGSVVGERFVRGAQAALEQKVPFICFTATGGARMQESLLSLLQMAKTTAMLNQLSASKLPFISVLTDPTMGGVSASFAFLGDVVIAEPKALIGFAGPRVIEQTVREKLPEGFQRSEFLLQKGAVDMIVDRRKMRAELAQLLALLQKQPADAVA encoded by the coding sequence ATGAGCTGGTTGGATAAACTCCTGCCCCCCAAGATTCAACAGACCGACCCCCGCACCCGCAAGGGCATCCCGGAGGGGTTGTGGGTCAAGTGCCCGTCGTGCGAGTCAACCCTGTACCGGACCGACGTCGAGGCCAACCTGCACGTCTGCCCCAAGTGCGACCACCACATGCGCATCAACGCGCGTGCGCGCCTGGACGCGCTGCTGGACGCCGAAGGCCGCTATGAGATCGGCCAGGAGATCGTGCCGGTCGACGCGCTCAAGTTCAAGGACTCGAAGAAGTATCCGGACCGCATCAAGGCGGCCATGGACGAGACCGGCGAGACCGACGCCATGGTGGTGATGGGCGGTGCCATCCACACCATCCCGGTGGTGGCGAGCTGCTTCGAGTTCGAGTTCATGGGCGGCTCGATGGGCTCGGTGGTGGGCGAGCGCTTCGTGCGCGGCGCGCAGGCCGCGCTCGAGCAGAAGGTGCCGTTCATCTGCTTTACCGCCACCGGCGGCGCGCGCATGCAGGAAAGCCTGCTGTCGCTGCTACAGATGGCCAAGACCACGGCCATGCTGAACCAGCTGAGCGCGAGCAAGCTGCCGTTCATCAGCGTGCTGACCGACCCGACCATGGGTGGCGTGTCGGCCTCGTTCGCCTTCCTGGGCGACGTGGTGATCGCCGAGCCCAAGGCGCTGATCGGCTTTGCCGGCCCACGCGTGATCGAGCAGACCGTGCGCGAGAAGCTGCCGGAAGGCTTCCAGCGCTCGGAATTCCTGCTGCAGAAGGGCGCTGTCGACATGATCGTCGATCGCCGCAAGATGCGCGCCGAACTGGCGCAGCTGCTGGCGCTGCTGCAGAAGCAGCCGGCCGACGCGGTGGCATAA
- the trpA gene encoding tryptophan synthase subunit alpha — protein MSRIQKTFAALAAQQKKGLIPFITAGDPEPGLTVALMHALVAGGADVIELGVPFSDPMADGPVIQRASERALAQGVSLTQVLQWVREFRQANAETPVVLMGYANPIERMGEEAFAKAASAAGVDGVLVVDYPPEECESFAALMRDHGMDPIFLLAPTSTDARIEAVAKVASGYLYYVSLKGVTGSASIDLDSVASRLPLIKQHANLPVGVGFGIRDAQTARAIGSVSDAVVIGSRLVQLLEDTPREQAVATLQAFIAEIRQALDAK, from the coding sequence ATGTCCCGTATCCAGAAGACGTTCGCGGCACTGGCCGCGCAGCAGAAAAAGGGCCTGATTCCGTTCATCACCGCCGGCGATCCCGAGCCCGGCCTGACCGTGGCGCTGATGCACGCGCTGGTGGCGGGCGGCGCCGACGTGATCGAGCTGGGCGTGCCGTTCTCCGACCCGATGGCCGACGGCCCGGTGATCCAGCGCGCCTCCGAGCGCGCGCTGGCGCAGGGCGTGTCGCTGACCCAGGTGCTGCAGTGGGTGCGCGAGTTCCGCCAGGCCAATGCCGAGACCCCGGTGGTGCTGATGGGCTACGCCAACCCGATCGAGCGCATGGGCGAAGAGGCCTTTGCCAAGGCCGCGAGCGCGGCCGGCGTGGATGGCGTGCTGGTGGTCGACTATCCGCCCGAGGAGTGCGAGTCGTTCGCCGCGCTGATGCGCGACCATGGCATGGACCCGATCTTCCTGCTGGCGCCGACCTCCACCGATGCGCGCATCGAGGCGGTGGCCAAGGTCGCCAGCGGCTATCTTTACTATGTCTCGCTCAAGGGCGTGACCGGCTCCGCATCGATCGACCTGGACAGCGTGGCGTCACGCCTGCCGCTGATCAAGCAGCACGCCAACCTGCCGGTGGGCGTGGGCTTCGGCATCCGCGACGCGCAGACCGCGCGCGCGATCGGCAGCGTGTCCGACGCGGTGGTGATCGGCAGCCGCCTGGTGCAGTTGCTGGAAGACACGCCGCGCGAGCAGGCGGTGGCAACGCTGCAGGCGTTTATCGCGGAGATCCGCCAGGCGCTGGACGCCAAGTGA
- a CDS encoding DNA-methyltransferase: MRALPHPQGLAVGGPDCLPGAIDAPPLHLFQEDMFEGIARLPDGSVDLIVADPPYGLGKDYGNDSDLLSGQAYLDWSERWMDAVVPKLAPKGTLYLFCTWQYSPELFVMLKRRLTMINEIIWDRRVPSMGGTTRKFSSVHDNIGFFAKARDYYFDLDPVRIPYDPETKKARSRPRFEGKKWLEVGYNPKDLWSISRIHRQDPERANHPTQKPLEIVERMVLSSCPPGGLVLDPFAGSGTTAVACLRHGRRFVGYEINPEYVQVACGRVAAAAQAMPAIEPDVTPTPAAANDDASPAPRPHLIP, translated from the coding sequence ATGCGCGCGCTGCCCCACCCCCAGGGCCTTGCCGTCGGCGGGCCCGACTGCTTGCCTGGCGCGATTGACGCGCCGCCGCTGCACTTGTTCCAGGAAGACATGTTCGAGGGCATTGCCCGCCTGCCGGACGGCTCGGTCGACCTGATCGTCGCCGATCCGCCGTACGGCCTGGGCAAGGACTACGGCAACGATTCCGACCTGCTGTCGGGCCAGGCCTACCTGGACTGGTCCGAGCGCTGGATGGACGCGGTCGTGCCCAAGCTCGCGCCCAAGGGCACGCTCTACCTGTTCTGCACCTGGCAGTACTCGCCGGAGCTGTTCGTGATGCTCAAGCGGCGCCTGACGATGATCAACGAGATCATCTGGGACCGCCGCGTGCCCAGCATGGGCGGCACCACGCGCAAGTTCTCGTCGGTGCACGACAACATCGGCTTCTTTGCCAAGGCGCGCGACTACTACTTCGATCTCGACCCGGTCCGCATCCCGTACGACCCCGAGACCAAGAAGGCGCGCAGCCGTCCGCGCTTCGAGGGCAAGAAGTGGCTGGAGGTGGGCTACAACCCCAAGGACCTGTGGAGCATCTCGCGCATCCACCGGCAGGACCCCGAACGCGCCAACCACCCGACGCAGAAGCCGCTGGAGATCGTCGAGCGCATGGTGCTGTCGAGTTGCCCGCCGGGCGGCCTGGTGCTGGACCCGTTCGCGGGCAGCGGCACCACCGCGGTGGCGTGCCTGCGCCACGGCCGCCGCTTTGTCGGCTACGAGATCAACCCGGAGTACGTGCAGGTGGCGTGCGGGCGCGTGGCTGCGGCCGCGCAAGCCATGCCCGCGATCGAGCCTGACGTCACCCCAACCCCGGCCGCCGCCAACGACGACGCCTCGCCGGCGCCGCGGCCTCACCTGATTCCCTGA
- the trpB gene encoding tryptophan synthase subunit beta, with amino-acid sequence MYDLPDSRGHFGPYGGTFVSETLVHALDELREAYAHYQKDPEFDAEFRRELKHFVGRPSPIYHAQRWSETLGGAQIYFKREDLNHTGAHKINNVIGQALLAKRMGKPRVIAETGAGQHGVATATIAARFGMECVVYMGAEDVKRQAANVYRMKLLGATVVPVESGSRTLKDALNEAMRDWVTNVENTFYIIGTVAGPHPYPMMVRDFQCVIGEEAKVQMPELAGRQPDAVIACVGGGSNAMGIFYPYIEHQDVQLIGVEAAGDGLDTGRHAASLTGGTPGVLHGNRTYLLQDDNGQIIETHSVSAGLDYPGVGPEHAWLKDSGRAQYVPITDEEALKAFHDCCRIEGIIPALESSHAIAYACKLAPTLPKDKLLLVNLSGRGDKDMHTVAERAGLKL; translated from the coding sequence ATGTACGACCTGCCCGATTCCCGTGGCCATTTCGGCCCCTATGGCGGCACCTTCGTTTCCGAGACGCTGGTCCACGCGCTGGACGAACTGCGCGAAGCCTATGCGCACTACCAGAAGGATCCGGAGTTCGATGCCGAATTCCGCCGCGAGCTGAAGCACTTCGTCGGCCGCCCGTCGCCGATCTACCACGCGCAGCGCTGGAGCGAGACCCTCGGCGGCGCGCAGATCTACTTCAAGCGCGAAGACCTGAACCACACCGGCGCGCACAAGATCAACAACGTCATCGGCCAGGCGCTGCTGGCCAAGCGCATGGGCAAGCCGCGCGTGATCGCCGAGACCGGGGCAGGGCAGCATGGCGTGGCCACGGCCACCATCGCCGCCCGCTTCGGCATGGAATGCGTGGTCTACATGGGCGCCGAGGACGTCAAGCGCCAGGCCGCGAACGTCTACCGCATGAAACTGCTGGGCGCGACCGTGGTGCCGGTGGAAAGCGGCTCGCGCACGCTCAAGGACGCGCTCAATGAAGCCATGCGCGACTGGGTCACCAACGTCGAGAACACCTTCTACATCATCGGCACCGTGGCCGGCCCGCACCCGTACCCGATGATGGTGCGCGACTTCCAGTGCGTGATCGGCGAGGAGGCCAAGGTGCAGATGCCCGAGCTGGCCGGCCGCCAGCCGGATGCCGTGATCGCGTGCGTGGGCGGCGGCTCCAATGCCATGGGCATCTTCTATCCGTACATCGAGCACCAGGACGTGCAGCTGATCGGCGTGGAAGCCGCCGGCGATGGCCTGGACACCGGCCGCCACGCGGCTTCGCTGACCGGCGGCACGCCTGGCGTGCTGCACGGCAACCGCACCTACCTGCTGCAGGACGACAACGGCCAGATCATCGAGACGCATTCGGTCTCGGCCGGCCTGGACTACCCCGGCGTCGGCCCCGAACATGCCTGGCTCAAGGACAGTGGCCGCGCGCAGTACGTGCCGATCACCGACGAGGAAGCGCTCAAGGCCTTCCACGACTGCTGCCGCATCGAGGGCATCATCCCGGCGCTGGAATCGAGCCATGCGATCGCCTACGCGTGCAAGCTGGCGCCCACGCTGCCCAAGGACAAGCTGCTGCTGGTGAACCTGTCCGGACGCGGCGACAAGGACATGCATACCGTGGCCGAGCGCGCGGGGCTCAAGCTCTGA
- a CDS encoding phosphoribosylanthranilate isomerase yields MTQPEGSAAHLPQRTRIKICGLTREDDVRAAVDAGADAIGLVFYPKSPRYVDVAQAAALAEAAGPFVAVTGLFVNAELEDIAHVAERVPLTLLQLHGDETPQFCTQAAQRCRLPFLRAARVRPGLDLVEFADQYRDAAALLLDAFVEGYGGGGHVFDWTLIPPAWLPPNPPVPATGNPNASGAPRIVLSGGLNAQNVAGAIERVRPYAVDVSSGVEAAKGVKDHARIAEFVRAVRSASAG; encoded by the coding sequence ATGACGCAGCCTGAGGGCAGTGCGGCGCACCTGCCGCAGCGCACCCGCATCAAGATCTGCGGCCTGACCCGCGAAGACGACGTGCGCGCCGCCGTCGACGCCGGCGCGGACGCGATCGGGCTGGTGTTCTACCCGAAGAGCCCCCGCTACGTCGACGTGGCGCAAGCCGCGGCGCTGGCCGAGGCCGCCGGGCCGTTCGTCGCGGTGACGGGACTGTTCGTCAACGCCGAACTGGAAGACATCGCCCACGTGGCCGAGCGCGTGCCGCTGACGCTGCTGCAGCTGCACGGCGACGAAACCCCGCAGTTCTGCACCCAGGCCGCCCAGCGCTGCCGGCTGCCGTTCCTGCGCGCCGCCCGTGTCCGTCCGGGGCTCGATTTGGTAGAATTTGCCGACCAATACCGTGATGCCGCTGCCTTGCTGCTCGATGCCTTCGTCGAAGGCTACGGCGGTGGCGGCCACGTCTTCGACTGGACCCTGATTCCTCCGGCATGGCTTCCGCCCAATCCTCCGGTTCCGGCAACCGGCAACCCGAACGCAAGCGGCGCTCCTCGCATCGTTTTGAGTGGTGGGTTGAACGCGCAAAACGTCGCTGGCGCGATTGAACGCGTGCGGCCCTATGCTGTGGACGTCAGCAGCGGGGTAGAGGCCGCCAAGGGCGTGAAAGACCACGCCCGCATTGCCGAATTCGTGCGCGCTGTCCGCAGCGCCAGCGCAGGATGA